Proteins from a single region of Rhodospirillales bacterium:
- a CDS encoding cyclic nucleotide-binding domain-containing protein, producing the protein MSIADELQILKFKPEERIISQGKHSDKAYMILSGKVRVFMEDGTKIVELATLGEDEIFGESAIFSGEAYGANVEAVEESELYVITKDSLNEMLKSTDPIIRALIQMLIARLNATNEALLKSETREFIDVALI; encoded by the coding sequence ATGAGTATTGCAGACGAATTACAAATTCTTAAATTTAAGCCTGAAGAACGGATTATCTCACAAGGTAAACACTCCGATAAAGCCTATATGATTTTGTCAGGAAAGGTCCGGGTTTTTATGGAAGATGGTACCAAAATCGTCGAACTCGCCACGCTGGGTGAAGACGAAATCTTCGGCGAAAGCGCTATTTTTAGCGGCGAAGCCTACGGCGCAAACGTTGAAGCCGTTGAAGAAAGCGAACTCTATGTCATCACCAAGGACTCACTCAACGAGATGCTTAAAAGCACGGATCCTATCATACGCGCCCTCATCCAGATGCTGATCGCACGCCTCAACGCCACTAACGAAGCACTACTGAAAAGCGAAACCCGGGAATTCATAGACGTCGCCCTGATATAG